The window AACTATTACACCCTCTTTAATACCAATGTTATATGTGAAGTTTGTAGTTGTTTTTTCACCTTCAGTGATATTTTCCCCTGTTACTTTAATGCTTAAACCTGTAACAGATAAGTTTAAGTCAGAAGTAGGGATTTGAAGATCATAGTTTACAGGATTCCCAGATGATGGAGCAGCTTTAACATTTACATGAATTAAATCATCATTTGTAAATCCTAATCTATTTTCAATAGTTATAGTAGTTCCTGATGCAAAAGTTGCTCCTGCTGCTTCTAATGCAACTTGTGCAACAGTTTTACTATCTGTTCCAGTTGTTTTTTCTAATTCTGCTTTTAAACCATCTAAATCTTTAAAAGTTAATTGTGCTGAATTTGAAGTATAAACTAACTTGTTTGCATCTTCAATAGTTACACCACTTCATGTATTTGTGTTAGTATCATAAGCATTTCCAGTTCAAGATGCATTAGAAAAATTGCCTTCAACATCTATTGTTGCGCTTTGAATTGCACTTTGTACATTAGAATCACTTCCATTAGTGAAGTAGTCTTCAGGATTTGCTTTAATGTCTTCAGAAATTAAAGTGTTAGTTGATTTTCTAGAAGCAGCATCAGTTGCAGTAGTATCAAAAATTTTACTTAATGAACCTTTCAAGTCTACTGAATCTTTTAGTACTGGAGTAACTTTTTGTGTTTCTGTGTTTCCATTAGTATTTCCATTACCATTGTTATCGCTTGTAGAAGAACAAGATGAAACAATTACTGGAACTGTTGCAACAATTCCAAAAGCTCCGGTCATAGCCAAAGCTTTCAATAATTTAATTTTTTTAATTTTCATATTTAGTTAATAATTATTACCTTTCAAAATTTGAAATTTAAAAAAAACAAATTTACTAGTTAAATAGAAAAATTAGTATGTAGAAATAACACCAATTACTTCTACAAAATCTAAACTAAATGCAAAAAATTTATGTTATTTATTTTATTTCTAGTGTTAATTAACAACTATATTAAGTCTTTTTGATATATAAATGAAATATGTTAAATAGATAAAAATATAAAAAGTAGAGTTAATTGGTGTTAACTCTACTTTTTATAATGACACTAACATATGTAGTTTGTTATAGTATTTAAATTAACTTTTAATTAACAGTCAAGCTTACATCAAAAGTAAATTCTTTAGAACCTGAAGATCCATCATCTCATACATAACTTGTATCATATGGTTCTGCAGTTACAGTAACTGTATAAACTTTATTACCATTGTTTGTTGCAGTAGCACTAGTATTTTCAGTTGCATTTGTTGGAGTAAATTTACAATTATAAATTCCTAGAGCAGCTGAAATTTTGTCATTGCTTAAATCAGTACTACCAGTTGCAGTAGTGTAACCTAATTTTTGTAATATAGTTGATGCAGCATCATCTCCTGTAACTTCATCAGTTGTTGCCGATGGGGCATTACCTGTTTGACTAAAATTAAGTGTAGGATCAATCCCAACATTAAAATTAAAGTTAGTTGTAGTTCTATTAGCTTCACCTACATTTGTTCCAGCAACAGTAATTGTTAAATTAGGAACCACTAAATTAAGATTTGAAACAGGAATTTGTAAATCATAATTAGTTGCAGTTGCACTAGCTCCTGTTGGTGTAGCAGTTACATTAACATGAAGTAAGTCTCCATTTGTAAAACCTAGATTATTACTTACTGCTAATGTAGTAGTTTCTGGAATACTAGCAACACCAGCATTTTCTAAAGCAGTTTTTAAAGTTTCTCTTACACTTAGTTTATTGTGCAAATCATCTAATGATTCAATATTTATTTGATCACTTTCAGATGTATATACAAGCTTGTTTGCATCTGCAATTGTTATATTATTTGAATTATCTTCAGAATCTTCTCAATTTCCAGTTTCACCATTAAAAGTTAAACCTGTTCATAATGCTCTTGAAAATTCTCCACTAACTGTAACAGATAGATCAGATACTTCACTTAATGCTTGACCATTGGCAAAAACATCACTTAAATGATTATCTTTAATATCAGCAGCTATTTTTTGATTCGCATTTAGAGTTCCTGTTGAATCATAAATATCAGATAAAGAACCGCTTAAGTTTACAGTTTCATTAAGTTCAGGTGTAATAGTTTGAGTTTGTTGGTTTCCATTACCACCATTATTATTTCCATTGTTATCACTTGTTGAAGAACAAGAAGAAACAATCACTGGAACTGTTGCAACAATTCCAAAAGCCCCGGTCATAGCCAAAGCTTTCAATAATTTAATTTTTTTAATTTTCATATTTAGTTAATAATTATTACCTTTCAAAATTTGAAATTTAAAAAAGACAAATTTACCAGTTAAATAAGAAAAACAGCAAGTAGAGATAATGTAAATTATTTCTACAAAAGATAAACTAAATGCAAAAAATATATGTGTTTAATTTTGTTTTGAATACTAATTGTTAACTATATTAAGTCATTTTGATATATAAATGAAATATGTTAAATAGATAAAAACAAAAAAGGTATAGTTAATTTACATTAACTCTACCTTTTTTAAGTTATGGAATTTCAAATTTAGTATTAAAAAAGCATTAACTAAATAAATCTAAATTGATTTATATCATTAAATAAAATAACTTTAATAATTTTCAGAATTAAAAAAAGACATTTTTTAAATGTCTCTTTGTTTGTTAACAAACCCCAAACCTCCCTCACAATACAGTCAACATCATGGTAATAAACAATAATTAATAACTATACACTTTTGCATTATTAGCTATAACAATAAGTGTATTTTTAATTTAAATTTAATTATATTGTTTCAACAAGGATTGCAACTAACGCTGTTGCCTGCGTGATATTCGCCCTGTAATTGTTACCAACTTAACAATTATTCAATTAGATCAATTGCTCAATTACTTTCTTGTAATTTGTTATCTAATAAACGTAGTTCTTTAGACATACTATCAATTTTAGATTGTCAGTTAGAAACTATAATAGTAGATTTAATTTTAATCTCACTATTTCTTGCACGATATGAACCTTGGCTTCCAGAATATGCAACATCTTTATAAGCTTGAATCTTAACTAAAAGTGCATCCTTTTTAGCAATCATTTCAGTTAAAGTAATTCCATCAACTTTAATTAAAGAATTAGTTAAATTAATTTTGGCTACTAAATAATGAAAACGTTCAATTGCATTATCTAAGTCTTGTTTTAATTTAAGTGGATCTTCTGAAGGTTTTTCTCCTTCTTGAACTAAAACATTAGTTTTTAAACGATTTTTTAATTCTTCAATACTTCTGCTTAAATCTGCTCTTTCTTGTAAAGCTTCTGCTAATTTCATAATATTCCCTTAAGTAATTAATTACTATATTCTAACAAGAATTAAATTTAAAAGACTAATTGGAAAATTAAAAACTTTACCATAATAATATCTAATGTATATAAACACTTAAATACAAGCAAATATTATGTTGTTTAAATTAAAGATATAAATTTATTAAGCTTTAATCTAATTGATTAATTAGACTTTGAATATCATTATTTAATGAATAACTACTAATTAGTTTTCCTTTTTTAACATTTGCATTAGGAACACATTTTTTAAAATCTGAGATTATTGATTCTAAAGAAGAACCTCCTGATGTACAAAAAGGTATAACTGTTTTGTTTTTAAAATCATAAGATTCTAAAAAAGTACAAACAACTTTTGGAACTGTATATCATCAAATTGGAAATCCAATAAAGAAAACATCATAATCATCAAAATTTTCTATTTTATTAGCAACTTCTGGTCTTGCATCTGTATTAGCTTCAACTTCTGCACGACAATCTTTTGTATTGTAATCAATATCTTGTGCTGTATATGGTTGTTTTGCTAATATTTCAAAAACATCTGATTTAACTTTTGAATGTAATGCATTTGCTGCTTTTTTAGTATTTTGAGTTAATGAAAAATAAGCAATTAAAGTTTTATTATTAGCCATAATATTATTCCTTTAAATTAATATGATTTGTTATCATTGTAAAACTTAAAGTAAGGTTTAAGTCAATTGCAATTAGATTGGTTTTATATAAATAATTAGTTTACAAAAATTTCTTCAAATCTTAAACACAAATTTTAATGAAAAAGATAATTTTAAAATTAACAAGATTATTGAATTTTAATAAATTTAAAATAATTTTTTTCAAAACCATTATTAAATAAAAATTTATATCTATGAAAAGGAAATGTATAAAACAAAAAAGTAGAGCAAATTTTATTAGCTCTACTTTTTGTTAAATTTTTTTAATATAGATTTTTGTTATTTAAAAACTTATTTAGTTTACAGTTAAACTAACATCAAAAGAAAACTCTTTAGTATCTGTTGAACCATCATCTCAAACATAGTTAGAATCATATGGTGCTGCATCTACTACAACAGTATAAACTTTATTACCACCAAGACCTGCTGTAGCACCTTGTTTTTCTGTAGCACTCTTAGGAGTAAATTTACAATTGTAAATTCCTAGAGCTGCTGATATTTTATCATTATCCAAATTATTGCCTGTTTGATACCCTAATTTTTTAAGAACTTCTGTTGCATTATTAGCTTCAGCTGTAGTAGCAGTAGGAGCAGTACCAGTTTGAGTAAAGTTAAGCGTTGAATCTATTCCAATGTTGTAACTAAAGTTTGTAGTTAAATCACTTACTGCTTCTATATTTGTTCCAGTAGAATTATTTGTTGCACTAACTGAAACTTTAAGTATTGTTTTTAAGTTAATGTTAGATACAGGGATTTGTAAATCTAAATTAAGATTTCCTCCATTAGCTGCAGTTCTATTTGCTTTTATATTTACATGAAGTAAGTCTCCATTTGTTAAGCCTAATTTATTTTCAACTGTAAAACTTGAAGTGTTAGAAAAACTTAAATTTGCAGCAGTTAAAAAAGCTTGTATAGTAGTATCATCTTTAAATGTTTCTTGTTTTAATGCATTTAATGAAGCAATATCTATTTGTGGTGCAGCAGCAGGGTAAGTAACTTTAACAACTCCTGTAACTGCAGATCATGTAGTATAATCACTTCCTTCAGTTCATTGAGATGCACTAAATCCACCATCTACAGTTACAGTAGATTGATTAATAACATCTTTTAATTCAGAACCATTAGTAAAATAATTTTCTGGATTTGCTTTAATATCTTCTGATATTAATTCATTTGTAGTTTTAGAATCTGTTCCATAAATAGTGCTTAATTTACCATTTAATTCCACATTATCTTTAAGTTCTGGCTTAACAGTTTTATTTTCTTGTTGGTCAGTATTGCCTGATCCTCCACCATCACCTTGATTTCCATTTCCACCTGTATTATTTCCTGATCCACCATTATCAGTAGAAGAACAAGATGAAACAATTATTGGAACTGTTGCAACAATTCCAAAAGCTCCGGTTAATGCAAGAGCTTTCAATAATTTAATTTTTTTAATTTTCATATTTAGTTAATAATTATTACCTTTCAAAATTTGAAATATAAAAAAGACAAATTTACCAGTTAAACTAAGGCAATAATTATTAAGGAGAGGTAATTGGAATTATCTGAAATTAAATTCAAATAAATACAAAAAATTTATGTGTTTTATTTCATTTTCAGTACTAATTAATGACTATATAAACCATTTTTGGTATATAAATGAAATATGTTAAACTAATGCATAATAAAAAGTAGAGTTAATTCCAATTAACTCTACTTTTTTATTTAATAAAATACTTAGTTTATTTTTTATTTATAACCAAATTTTATGGTTGCGCAGCTGCAGTAATATCAAGAATTACATCAAAAGAAATGTTTTTTGCCGTGCTAGTTCCATCTTCTCATACATATCCATCATTTGGTTTAGCACTTAATGTGATTGTATATGTTTTTTCATTTTCTTCATTACCACTATTAGTTTTGGGTTCTATTTTAGAATTAGAGTCTTTTGAAAAAGTAACATTATAAATTCCTAAACCTTCAATTAAGTTCTCATTATTTAATGTTGCTTCTTGACCTTGAGTTCCTTCATTTGCATATCCAAATTTAACTAATATAGTATCTAG is drawn from Malacoplasma penetrans HF-2 and contains these coding sequences:
- a CDS encoding DIP1984 family protein, translated to MKLAEALQERADLSRSIEELKNRLKTNVLVQEGEKPSEDPLKLKQDLDNAIERFHYLVAKINLTNSLIKVDGITLTEMIAKKDALLVKIQAYKDVAYSGSQGSYRARNSEIKIKSTIIVSNWQSKIDSMSKELRLLDNKLQESNWAIDLIE
- a CDS encoding P35 family lipoprotein; amino-acid sequence: MKIKKIKLLKALAMTGAFGIVATVPVIVSSCSSTSDNNGNGNTNGNTETQKVTPVLKDSVDLKGSLSKIFDTTATDAASRKSTNTLISEDIKANPEDYFTNGSDSNVQSAIQSATIDVEGNFSNASWTGNAYDTNTNTWSGVTIEDANKLVYTSNSAQLTFKDLDGLKAELEKTTGTDSKTVAQVALEAAGATFASGTTITIENRLGFTNDDLIHVNVKAAPSSGNPVNYDLQIPTSDLNLSVTGLSIKVTGENITEGEKTTTNFTYNIGIKEGVIVPTDKPNLATADKGTQMKVMEALGYTNTAGDALDDNKISVKLGLYNCKFTLVSATEDTNNAGTFTIKISATPNEGYV
- a CDS encoding flavodoxin — translated: MANNKTLIAYFSLTQNTKKAANALHSKVKSDVFEILAKQPYTAQDIDYNTKDCRAEVEANTDARPEVANKIENFDDYDVFFIGFPIWWYTVPKVVCTFLESYDFKNKTVIPFCTSGGSSLESIISDFKKCVPNANVKKGKLISSYSLNNDIQSLINQLD
- a CDS encoding P35 family lipoprotein, producing MKIKKIKLLKALALTGAFGIVATVPIIVSSCSSTDNGGSGNNTGGNGNQGDGGGSGNTDQQENKTVKPELKDNVELNGKLSTIYGTDSKTTNELISEDIKANPENYFTNGSELKDVINQSTVTVDGGFSASQWTEGSDYTTWSAVTGVVKVTYPAAAPQIDIASLNALKQETFKDDTTIQAFLTAANLSFSNTSSFTVENKLGLTNGDLLHVNIKANRTAANGGNLNLDLQIPVSNINLKTILKVSVSATNNSTGTNIEAVSDLTTNFSYNIGIDSTLNFTQTGTAPTATTAEANNATEVLKKLGYQTGNNLDNDKISAALGIYNCKFTPKSATEKQGATAGLGGNKVYTVVVDAAPYDSNYVWDDGSTDTKEFSFDVSLTVN
- a CDS encoding P35 family lipoprotein, which codes for MKIKKIKLLKALAMTGAFGIVATVPVIVSSCSSTSDNNGNNNGGNGNQQTQTITPELNETVNLSGSLSDIYDSTGTLNANQKIAADIKDNHLSDVFANGQALSEVSDLSVTVSGEFSRALWTGLTFNGETGNWEDSEDNSNNITIADANKLVYTSESDQINIESLDDLHNKLSVRETLKTALENAGVASIPETTTLAVSNNLGFTNGDLLHVNVTATPTGASATATNYDLQIPVSNLNLVVPNLTITVAGTNVGEANRTTTNFNFNVGIDPTLNFSQTGNAPSATTDEVTGDDAASTILQKLGYTTATGSTDLSNDKISAALGIYNCKFTPTNATENTSATATNNGNKVYTVTVTAEPYDTSYVWDDGSSGSKEFTFDVSLTVN